From one Felis catus isolate Fca126 chromosome E2, F.catus_Fca126_mat1.0, whole genome shotgun sequence genomic stretch:
- the MON1B gene encoding vacuolar fusion protein MON1 homolog B: MEAGGDTTGPPPGDVEDLEDTRFPSEVAGDGGGLREDPPDPGDGDQEETESETKDQPPSLLSPLPQSGAPSCTCGLWDPAVSENSPTGGPESGSGGQGGDPSDEDWRSKRKHVFVLSEAGKPIYSRYGSVEALSTTMGVMTALVSFVQSAGDAIRAIYAEDHKLVFLQQGPLLLVAVSRTPQSAAQLRGELLAVHAQIVSTLTRASVARIFARKQNYDLRRLLAGSERTLDRLLDSVERDPGALLLGAVRCVPLARPLREALGALLRRCTAPGLALSVLAIGGRLVTAAQERTVLAECRLDPADLQLLLDWVGAPAFAAGEAWAPVCLPRFNPDGFFYAYVARLDAMPVCLLLLGTDPEAFHDMATCRRLVEEGMHTLGATRALREAASFSSAPASSAPAYSVQAVGAPGLRHFLYKPLDIPDHHRQLPQFTSPELEAPYGREEERQRLSDLYHRLHARLHSSSRPLRLIYHVAERETLLAWVTSKFELYTCLSPLVTKAGAILVVTKLLRWVKKEEDRLFIRYPPKYSTPPAAPAASTDQPSHNGLFTGP, from the exons ATGGAGGCTGGAGGTGACACTACTGGCCCACCCCCTGGGGACGTGGAGGACTTGGAGGACACTCGGTTTCCCAGTGAGGTGGCAGGAGACGGTGGAGGGCTTCGCGAAGACCCACCGGATCCTGGAGATGGGGACCAGGAGGAAACAG AATCCGAGACAAAGGACCAGCCACCCAGCCTGCTGTCACCACTGCCCCAGTCAGGGGCCCCATCATGCACCTGTGGGCTCTGGGATCCCGCAGTCTCTGAGAATAGTCCCACAGGTGGCCCTGAGAGTGGCTCTGGGGGCCAGGGCGGGGACCCCAGTGACGAGGACTGGCGCAGCAAGCGGAAGCACGTGTTTGTGCTGAGCGAGGCAGGCAAGCCCATCTACTCGAGGTACGGCAGTGTGGAGGCACTGTCCACGACCATGGGCGTGATGACAGCCCTCGTGTCCTTCGTGCAGAGTGCAGGAGATGCCATCCGTGCCATCTACGCCG aGGACCACAAGCTGGTGTTCCTACAGCAGGGCCCACTGCTGCTGGTGGCCGTGTCAAGGACTCCGCAGTCGGCAGCCCAGCTGCGGGGGGAGCTGCTGGCTGTGCACGCACAGATAGTGAGCACGCTGACACGCGCAAGCGTCGCCCGCATCTTCGCGCGCAAGCAGAACTACGACCTCCGCCGCCTGCTGGCCGGTTCAGAGCGCACGCTGGACCGGCTTCTGGACAGTGTGGAACGCGACCCCGGTGCCCTGCTCCTGGGCGCCGTGCGCTGCGTGCCCCTGGCGCGCCCACTGCGGGAAGCACTGGGCGCGCTGCTGCGCCGCTGCACGGCACCCGGCCTGGCGCTGTCCGTGCTGGCGATCGGAGGGCGACTGGTGACGGCAGCTCAGGAGCGGACCGTGCTGGCCGAGTGCCGCCTGGACCCGGCCGACCTCCAGTTGCTGCTCGACTGGGTGGGGGCGCCGGCCTTTGCGGCAGGAGAGGCATGGGCGCCAGTGTGCCTGCCCCGCTTCAACCCCGATGGCTTCTTCTACGCCTACGTGGCTCGCCTGGATGCCATGCCTGTCTGCCTGCTGTTGCTGGGCACCGACCCTGAGGCCTTCCATGACATGGCCACCTGCCGGCGCCTGGTGGAAGAGGGCATGCACACCCTCGGGGCCACGCGTGCCCTCCGGGAGGCTGCCAGCTTCTCTAGTGCCCCAGCAAGCAGTGCCCCTGCCTACAGTGTGCAGGCTGTGGGGGCACCCGGCCTCCGCCACTTCCTCTATAAGCCGCTGGATATCCCCGACCATCACCGCCAGCTGCCTCAGTTTACCAG CCCTGAGCTGGAGGCCCCGTACGGCAGGGAAGAGGAACGGCAGCGCCTGTCGGACCTGTACCACCGCCTGCACGCGCGCCTTCACAGCTCCTCCAGACCCCTGCGCCTCATTTACCACGTGGCCGAGAGGGAGACGCTGCTGGCCTGG GTGACTTCCAAATTTGAACTCTATACCTGCCTCAGCCCCCTGGTGACAAAGGCTGGTGCCATCTTGGTAGTGACCAAACTCCTGCGCTGGGTGAAGAAAGAGGAGGACCGGCTCTTCATTCGTTACCCACCCAAGTACTCCAcacccccagcagccccagctgcCTCTACAGACCAACCTTCCCATAATGGCTTGTTCACTGGACCTTGA